A region of Rhodamnia argentea isolate NSW1041297 chromosome 9, ASM2092103v1, whole genome shotgun sequence DNA encodes the following proteins:
- the LOC115748623 gene encoding uncharacterized protein LOC115748623 isoform X1 — protein MTKRSKRRAVRHERDQLGCMWSFISVLDFRHSSRSTRRLLSDRRRGSSHAGDVQHSVNKFEVLTNLDEKLEVTPDGKESSTVAADGGRPSVKILMEEEMVGEHDADSQVKDSKLVSKQSDLGDEDCRKKNRRSKKSSRGSYDMDADLLNATESLASRRADLDVNQDRTNGHNESTIAENICGEICQETINNGKHHNDAEVQIQVNSKDADLKEKLCEAIKELLSQQLKSGKHLTEHGRTPFSKEVANALQIPNLNEESFSKLLEDPESILVKYMQSLQDAHLRRDTLSESFADSNLSKEKHDKSNESPEVVNHKSYKFFRRNVKSHETKTLREIENPQTSNRIVILKPGPAELKNSTALDSTDTLLGHAANVAHKGQAEKASRLFFISEIRKRWKNVMGKEHHGRSPGGIMKRLPDVMGENNGMNSPGKEHFYIEKIARPVVKKRGEKNVKPRDSEANKEYENVNESKTRVSNIYIEAKKHLSEMLSNADEVTDFSSGQLPKSLGRILSLPEYNSPLASPGKISENSLVTAQLRFAAHLRSPRVDENKERIEEANDSHQGPSAPSTESELCILESCDNKIQTSDKNRTLSDEPLSNNEVEETCSPHLSPKGNTEILIAVDETVNEEHVSKDTSTGSASPASLQCGTEDHLAEDIDDDCTEPDHKKEEPHCNDELHASPFASPSSSSTTQKRVDLEIAVDKPERQSPVSVLEPLFMEDDISPARTASRSEPSIQPLKIEFEDEMPHTPKHGILIKTSVEGKETLLGYVEAVLHASGLRGQEFYLRSELSDQLIESSVFDEVDFFYDQLHFDQKLVFDCINEVLLEVYEHYFGCSPWVSFVKPSTKPVLDIRSTIHEVWEGVHWHLLPLSPPSNLEQIVRKDLVKSGKWMDLRFDSESIGFEMGDTIFDELIDETIDCCMEDS, from the exons ATGACAAAGAGGTCAAAAAGGCGTGCGGTGAGGCATGAAAGGGATCAGTTAGGCTGCATGTGGAGTTTCATTAGTGTTTTGGATTTTCGCCATAGTAGTAGATCCACTCGGAGGCTATTATCAGATAGAAGGCGAGGAAGCAGCCATGCTGGTG ATGTGCAACATTCAGTGAATAAGTTTGAAGTGTTGACCAatctggatgagaaacttgaaGTCACCCCG GATGGTAAAGAGAGCTCAACAGTTGCAGCTGATGGGGGAAGACCCAGTGTGAAGATACtcatggaagaagaaatggTAGGCGAGCATGATGCAGATAGTCAAGTGAAAGATTCCAAACTAGTGTCCAAACAATCTGATTTGGGAGATGAAGATTGCAGAAAGAAAAACCGAAGAAGTAAGAAGTCTTCAAGGGGAAGCTACGACATGGATGCTGATCTTTTGAATGCCACTGAAAGCTTGGCATCCAGACGGGCTGATCTCGATGTGAACCAGGACCGCACAAATGGCCATAATGAAAGTACTATAGCGGAGAACATTTGTGGTGAGATCTGTCAGGAAACTATAAATAATGGAAAGCACCACAATGATGCCGAAGTACAGATTCAGGTAAACTCGAAAGATGCTGATCTCAAAGAAAAATTGTGCGAAGCAATCAAGGAGTTGTTAAGTCAACAACTCAAAAGTGGGAAGCATCTCACAGAGCATGGAAGGACTCCCTTCTCTAAAGAAGTGGCTAATGCGCTTCAGATTCCGAACTTAAATGAGGAATCATTTTCGAAACTCCTGGAAGATCCAGAATCAATCTTGGTTAAATACATGCAAAGCTTGCAGGATGCTCATTTGAGGAGAGACACTTTGTCAGAGTCATTTGCAGATTCTAATTTATCAAAAGAGAAGCATGACAAATCCAATGAATCACCAGAGGTGGTTAATCATAAGTCTTACAAGTTCTTTAGAAGAAATGTCAAGTCTCATGAAACAAAGACACTCAGGGAGATTGAGAATCCTCAAACTTCTAATAGAATTGTTATTTTGAAGCCTGGGCCAGCAGAATTGAAAAACTCTACAGCTCTGGACAGCACCGACACACTTCTAGGGCATGCGGCGAATGTTGCCCATAAAGGGCAGGCTGAGAAAGCAAGTAGGCTCTTTTTTATTTCGGAGATTaggaaaagatggaaaaatgTGATGGGAAAGGAGCACCATGGCAGATCTCCTGGTGGTATTATGAAAAGACTTCCTGATGTCATGGGAGAAAATAATGGGATGAATTCTCCGGGCAAAGAGCACTTTTACATAGAGAAAATTGCTAGACCTGTTgtgaaaaaaagaggagaaaagaatGTAAAGCCTAGAGACTCTGAAGCAaacaaagaatatgaaaatgttaatgAGTCCAAGACAAGAGTGTCTAACATCTACATTGAGGCCAAGAAGCACCTTTCGGAAATGCTGAGCAATGCAGATGAAGTGACAGACTTTTCAAGTGGGCAGTTGCCAAAATCTCTCGGGAGAATTCTCTCCCTTCCTGAATACAACTCCCCTCTTGCTAGTCCAGGAAAGATATCGGAAAACAGCTTGGTAACTGCACAGTTAAGATTTGCTGCCCATCTCAGGTCTCCGAGGGTTGATGAAAATAAGGAGAGAATAGAAGAAGCAAATGATAGCCATCAAGGTCCTTCAGCTCCAAGTACAGAAAGTGAGTTGTGCATTCTGGAAAGTTGTGATAATAAAATCCAAACATCCGACAAAAATCGAACTCTATCAGATGAACCTCTTTCCAATAATGAGGTGGAAGAGACCTGTAGTCCGCACCTGAGTCCCAAAG GTAACACTGAAATTCTTATAGCAGTTGATGAAACAGTCAATGAAGAGCATGTCTCCAAGGATACTTCCACCGGCAGTGCTAGTCCAGCCAGCCTCCAATGTGGTACAGAGGATCATTTGGCTGAAGATATTGATGATGATTGTACTGAGCCTGATCATAAGAAAGAG GAGCCTCACTGCAATGATGAGCTACATGCATCTCCATTTGCTTCCCCATCAAGCTCTTCAACAACGCAGAAGCGTGTGGATTTAGAAATTGCTGTCGACAAACCTGAGAGACAAAGCCCTGTATCTGTTCTTGAGCCACTGTTCATGGAGGATGACATAAGTCCTGCAAGAACCGCATCTCGATCTG AACCATCAATACAACCACTGAAGATCGAGTTCGAGGATGAAATGCCCCATACTCCCAAGCATGGTATTCTTATAAAAACATCTGTGGAGGGCAAGGAAACATTGTTGGGGTACGTAGAAGCTGTTCTGCATGCCTCTGGCCTGCGCGGGCAGGAATTTTATTTGAGATCAGAACTTTCAGACCAGCTTATTGAGTCATCAGTGTTTGATGAAGTGGATTTCTTCTATGACCAACTTCATTTTGACCAAAaacttgtgtttgattgcataAATGAGGTCCTTCTCGAGGTCTATGAGCATTACTTTGGTTGTTCTCCTTGGGTTTCATTTGTGAAGCCAAGCACTAAGCCAGTCCTTGACATAAGAAGTACAATCCACGAGGTGTGGGAAGGAGTTCACTGGCACCTCCTCCCACTCTCTCCACCTAGTAACTTGGAACAGATTGTTAGAAAAGACTTGGTGAAATCTGGGAAGTGGATGGACCTACGTTTTGATTCTGAAAGCATTGGGTTTGAGATGGGTGACACTATTTTTGATGAACTAATTGACGAGACAATCGACTGCTGCATGGAGGACAGTTGA
- the LOC115748623 gene encoding uncharacterized protein LOC115748623 isoform X4 — MTKRSKRRAVRHERDQLGCMWSFISVLDFRHSSRSTRRLLSDRRRGSSHAGDVQHSVNKFEVLTNLDEKLEVTPDGKESSTVAADGGRPSVKILMEEEMVGEHDADSQVKDSKLVSKQSDLGDEDCRKKNRRSKKSSRGSYDMDADLLNATESLASRRADLDVNQDRTNGHNESTIAENICGEICQETINNGKHHNDAEVQIQVNSKDADLKEKLCEAIKELLSQQLKSGKHLTEHGRTPFSKEVANALQIPNLNEESFSKLLEDPESILVKYMQSLQDAHLRRDTLSESFADSNLSKEKHDKSNESPEVVNHKSYKFFRRNVKSHETKTLREIENPQTSNRIVILKPGPAELKNSTALDSTDTLLGHAANVAHKGQAEKASRLFFISEIRKRWKNVMGKEHHGRSPGGIMKRLPDVMGENNGMNSPGKEHFYIEKIARPVVKKRGEKNVKPRDSEANKEYENVNESKTRVSNIYIEAKKHLSEMLSNADEVTDFSSGQLPKSLGRILSLPEYNSPLASPGKISENSLVTAQLRFAAHLRSPRVDENKERIEEANDSHQGPSAPSTESELCILESCDNKIQTSDKNRTLSDEPLSNNEVEETCSPHLSPKVNEEHVSKDTSTGSASPASLQCGTEDHLAEDIDDDCTEPDHKKEEPHCNDELHASPFASPSSSSTTQKRVDLEIAVDKPERQSPVSVLEPLFMEDDISPARTASRSEPSIQPLKIEFEDEMPHTPKHGILIKTSVEGKETLLGYVEAVLHASGLRGQEFYLRSELSDQLIESSVFDEVDFFYDQLHFDQKLVFDCINEVLLEVYEHYFGCSPWVSFVKPSTKPVLDIRSTIHEVWEGVHWHLLPLSPPSNLEQIVRKDLVKSGKWMDLRFDSESIGFEMGDTIFDELIDETIDCCMEDS; from the exons ATGACAAAGAGGTCAAAAAGGCGTGCGGTGAGGCATGAAAGGGATCAGTTAGGCTGCATGTGGAGTTTCATTAGTGTTTTGGATTTTCGCCATAGTAGTAGATCCACTCGGAGGCTATTATCAGATAGAAGGCGAGGAAGCAGCCATGCTGGTG ATGTGCAACATTCAGTGAATAAGTTTGAAGTGTTGACCAatctggatgagaaacttgaaGTCACCCCG GATGGTAAAGAGAGCTCAACAGTTGCAGCTGATGGGGGAAGACCCAGTGTGAAGATACtcatggaagaagaaatggTAGGCGAGCATGATGCAGATAGTCAAGTGAAAGATTCCAAACTAGTGTCCAAACAATCTGATTTGGGAGATGAAGATTGCAGAAAGAAAAACCGAAGAAGTAAGAAGTCTTCAAGGGGAAGCTACGACATGGATGCTGATCTTTTGAATGCCACTGAAAGCTTGGCATCCAGACGGGCTGATCTCGATGTGAACCAGGACCGCACAAATGGCCATAATGAAAGTACTATAGCGGAGAACATTTGTGGTGAGATCTGTCAGGAAACTATAAATAATGGAAAGCACCACAATGATGCCGAAGTACAGATTCAGGTAAACTCGAAAGATGCTGATCTCAAAGAAAAATTGTGCGAAGCAATCAAGGAGTTGTTAAGTCAACAACTCAAAAGTGGGAAGCATCTCACAGAGCATGGAAGGACTCCCTTCTCTAAAGAAGTGGCTAATGCGCTTCAGATTCCGAACTTAAATGAGGAATCATTTTCGAAACTCCTGGAAGATCCAGAATCAATCTTGGTTAAATACATGCAAAGCTTGCAGGATGCTCATTTGAGGAGAGACACTTTGTCAGAGTCATTTGCAGATTCTAATTTATCAAAAGAGAAGCATGACAAATCCAATGAATCACCAGAGGTGGTTAATCATAAGTCTTACAAGTTCTTTAGAAGAAATGTCAAGTCTCATGAAACAAAGACACTCAGGGAGATTGAGAATCCTCAAACTTCTAATAGAATTGTTATTTTGAAGCCTGGGCCAGCAGAATTGAAAAACTCTACAGCTCTGGACAGCACCGACACACTTCTAGGGCATGCGGCGAATGTTGCCCATAAAGGGCAGGCTGAGAAAGCAAGTAGGCTCTTTTTTATTTCGGAGATTaggaaaagatggaaaaatgTGATGGGAAAGGAGCACCATGGCAGATCTCCTGGTGGTATTATGAAAAGACTTCCTGATGTCATGGGAGAAAATAATGGGATGAATTCTCCGGGCAAAGAGCACTTTTACATAGAGAAAATTGCTAGACCTGTTgtgaaaaaaagaggagaaaagaatGTAAAGCCTAGAGACTCTGAAGCAaacaaagaatatgaaaatgttaatgAGTCCAAGACAAGAGTGTCTAACATCTACATTGAGGCCAAGAAGCACCTTTCGGAAATGCTGAGCAATGCAGATGAAGTGACAGACTTTTCAAGTGGGCAGTTGCCAAAATCTCTCGGGAGAATTCTCTCCCTTCCTGAATACAACTCCCCTCTTGCTAGTCCAGGAAAGATATCGGAAAACAGCTTGGTAACTGCACAGTTAAGATTTGCTGCCCATCTCAGGTCTCCGAGGGTTGATGAAAATAAGGAGAGAATAGAAGAAGCAAATGATAGCCATCAAGGTCCTTCAGCTCCAAGTACAGAAAGTGAGTTGTGCATTCTGGAAAGTTGTGATAATAAAATCCAAACATCCGACAAAAATCGAACTCTATCAGATGAACCTCTTTCCAATAATGAGGTGGAAGAGACCTGTAGTCCGCACCTGAGTCCCAAAG TCAATGAAGAGCATGTCTCCAAGGATACTTCCACCGGCAGTGCTAGTCCAGCCAGCCTCCAATGTGGTACAGAGGATCATTTGGCTGAAGATATTGATGATGATTGTACTGAGCCTGATCATAAGAAAGAG GAGCCTCACTGCAATGATGAGCTACATGCATCTCCATTTGCTTCCCCATCAAGCTCTTCAACAACGCAGAAGCGTGTGGATTTAGAAATTGCTGTCGACAAACCTGAGAGACAAAGCCCTGTATCTGTTCTTGAGCCACTGTTCATGGAGGATGACATAAGTCCTGCAAGAACCGCATCTCGATCTG AACCATCAATACAACCACTGAAGATCGAGTTCGAGGATGAAATGCCCCATACTCCCAAGCATGGTATTCTTATAAAAACATCTGTGGAGGGCAAGGAAACATTGTTGGGGTACGTAGAAGCTGTTCTGCATGCCTCTGGCCTGCGCGGGCAGGAATTTTATTTGAGATCAGAACTTTCAGACCAGCTTATTGAGTCATCAGTGTTTGATGAAGTGGATTTCTTCTATGACCAACTTCATTTTGACCAAAaacttgtgtttgattgcataAATGAGGTCCTTCTCGAGGTCTATGAGCATTACTTTGGTTGTTCTCCTTGGGTTTCATTTGTGAAGCCAAGCACTAAGCCAGTCCTTGACATAAGAAGTACAATCCACGAGGTGTGGGAAGGAGTTCACTGGCACCTCCTCCCACTCTCTCCACCTAGTAACTTGGAACAGATTGTTAGAAAAGACTTGGTGAAATCTGGGAAGTGGATGGACCTACGTTTTGATTCTGAAAGCATTGGGTTTGAGATGGGTGACACTATTTTTGATGAACTAATTGACGAGACAATCGACTGCTGCATGGAGGACAGTTGA
- the LOC115748623 gene encoding uncharacterized protein LOC115748623 isoform X2 — MTKRSKRRAVRHERDQLGCMWSFISVLDFRHSSRSTRRLLSDRRRGSSHAGDVQHSVNKFEVLTNLDEKLEVTPDGKESSTVAADGGRPSVKILMEEEMVGEHDADSQVKDSKLVSKQSDLGDEDCRKKNRRSKKSSRGSYDMDADLLNATESLASRRADLDVNQDRTNGHNESTIAENICGEICQETINNGKHHNDAEVQIQVNSKDADLKEKLCEAIKELLSQQLKSGKHLTEHGRTPFSKEVANALQIPNLNEESFSKLLEDPESILVKYMQSLQDAHLRRDTLSESFADSNLSKEKHDKSNESPEVVNHKSYKFFRRNVKSHETKTLREIENPQTSNRIVILKPGPAELKNSTALDSTDTLLGHAANVAHKGQAEKASRLFFISEIRKRWKNVMGKEHHGRSPGGIMKRLPDVMGENNGMNSPGKEHFYIEKIARPVVKKRGEKNVKPRDSEANKEYENVNESKTRVSNIYIEAKKHLSEMLSNADEVTDFSSGQLPKSLGRILSLPEYNSPLASPGKISENSLVTAQLRFAAHLRSPRVDENKERIEEANDSHQGPSAPSTESELCILESCDNKIQTSDKNRTLSDEPLSNNEVEETCSPHLSPKAVDETVNEEHVSKDTSTGSASPASLQCGTEDHLAEDIDDDCTEPDHKKEEPHCNDELHASPFASPSSSSTTQKRVDLEIAVDKPERQSPVSVLEPLFMEDDISPARTASRSEPSIQPLKIEFEDEMPHTPKHGILIKTSVEGKETLLGYVEAVLHASGLRGQEFYLRSELSDQLIESSVFDEVDFFYDQLHFDQKLVFDCINEVLLEVYEHYFGCSPWVSFVKPSTKPVLDIRSTIHEVWEGVHWHLLPLSPPSNLEQIVRKDLVKSGKWMDLRFDSESIGFEMGDTIFDELIDETIDCCMEDS, encoded by the exons ATGACAAAGAGGTCAAAAAGGCGTGCGGTGAGGCATGAAAGGGATCAGTTAGGCTGCATGTGGAGTTTCATTAGTGTTTTGGATTTTCGCCATAGTAGTAGATCCACTCGGAGGCTATTATCAGATAGAAGGCGAGGAAGCAGCCATGCTGGTG ATGTGCAACATTCAGTGAATAAGTTTGAAGTGTTGACCAatctggatgagaaacttgaaGTCACCCCG GATGGTAAAGAGAGCTCAACAGTTGCAGCTGATGGGGGAAGACCCAGTGTGAAGATACtcatggaagaagaaatggTAGGCGAGCATGATGCAGATAGTCAAGTGAAAGATTCCAAACTAGTGTCCAAACAATCTGATTTGGGAGATGAAGATTGCAGAAAGAAAAACCGAAGAAGTAAGAAGTCTTCAAGGGGAAGCTACGACATGGATGCTGATCTTTTGAATGCCACTGAAAGCTTGGCATCCAGACGGGCTGATCTCGATGTGAACCAGGACCGCACAAATGGCCATAATGAAAGTACTATAGCGGAGAACATTTGTGGTGAGATCTGTCAGGAAACTATAAATAATGGAAAGCACCACAATGATGCCGAAGTACAGATTCAGGTAAACTCGAAAGATGCTGATCTCAAAGAAAAATTGTGCGAAGCAATCAAGGAGTTGTTAAGTCAACAACTCAAAAGTGGGAAGCATCTCACAGAGCATGGAAGGACTCCCTTCTCTAAAGAAGTGGCTAATGCGCTTCAGATTCCGAACTTAAATGAGGAATCATTTTCGAAACTCCTGGAAGATCCAGAATCAATCTTGGTTAAATACATGCAAAGCTTGCAGGATGCTCATTTGAGGAGAGACACTTTGTCAGAGTCATTTGCAGATTCTAATTTATCAAAAGAGAAGCATGACAAATCCAATGAATCACCAGAGGTGGTTAATCATAAGTCTTACAAGTTCTTTAGAAGAAATGTCAAGTCTCATGAAACAAAGACACTCAGGGAGATTGAGAATCCTCAAACTTCTAATAGAATTGTTATTTTGAAGCCTGGGCCAGCAGAATTGAAAAACTCTACAGCTCTGGACAGCACCGACACACTTCTAGGGCATGCGGCGAATGTTGCCCATAAAGGGCAGGCTGAGAAAGCAAGTAGGCTCTTTTTTATTTCGGAGATTaggaaaagatggaaaaatgTGATGGGAAAGGAGCACCATGGCAGATCTCCTGGTGGTATTATGAAAAGACTTCCTGATGTCATGGGAGAAAATAATGGGATGAATTCTCCGGGCAAAGAGCACTTTTACATAGAGAAAATTGCTAGACCTGTTgtgaaaaaaagaggagaaaagaatGTAAAGCCTAGAGACTCTGAAGCAaacaaagaatatgaaaatgttaatgAGTCCAAGACAAGAGTGTCTAACATCTACATTGAGGCCAAGAAGCACCTTTCGGAAATGCTGAGCAATGCAGATGAAGTGACAGACTTTTCAAGTGGGCAGTTGCCAAAATCTCTCGGGAGAATTCTCTCCCTTCCTGAATACAACTCCCCTCTTGCTAGTCCAGGAAAGATATCGGAAAACAGCTTGGTAACTGCACAGTTAAGATTTGCTGCCCATCTCAGGTCTCCGAGGGTTGATGAAAATAAGGAGAGAATAGAAGAAGCAAATGATAGCCATCAAGGTCCTTCAGCTCCAAGTACAGAAAGTGAGTTGTGCATTCTGGAAAGTTGTGATAATAAAATCCAAACATCCGACAAAAATCGAACTCTATCAGATGAACCTCTTTCCAATAATGAGGTGGAAGAGACCTGTAGTCCGCACCTGAGTCCCAAAG CAGTTGATGAAACAGTCAATGAAGAGCATGTCTCCAAGGATACTTCCACCGGCAGTGCTAGTCCAGCCAGCCTCCAATGTGGTACAGAGGATCATTTGGCTGAAGATATTGATGATGATTGTACTGAGCCTGATCATAAGAAAGAG GAGCCTCACTGCAATGATGAGCTACATGCATCTCCATTTGCTTCCCCATCAAGCTCTTCAACAACGCAGAAGCGTGTGGATTTAGAAATTGCTGTCGACAAACCTGAGAGACAAAGCCCTGTATCTGTTCTTGAGCCACTGTTCATGGAGGATGACATAAGTCCTGCAAGAACCGCATCTCGATCTG AACCATCAATACAACCACTGAAGATCGAGTTCGAGGATGAAATGCCCCATACTCCCAAGCATGGTATTCTTATAAAAACATCTGTGGAGGGCAAGGAAACATTGTTGGGGTACGTAGAAGCTGTTCTGCATGCCTCTGGCCTGCGCGGGCAGGAATTTTATTTGAGATCAGAACTTTCAGACCAGCTTATTGAGTCATCAGTGTTTGATGAAGTGGATTTCTTCTATGACCAACTTCATTTTGACCAAAaacttgtgtttgattgcataAATGAGGTCCTTCTCGAGGTCTATGAGCATTACTTTGGTTGTTCTCCTTGGGTTTCATTTGTGAAGCCAAGCACTAAGCCAGTCCTTGACATAAGAAGTACAATCCACGAGGTGTGGGAAGGAGTTCACTGGCACCTCCTCCCACTCTCTCCACCTAGTAACTTGGAACAGATTGTTAGAAAAGACTTGGTGAAATCTGGGAAGTGGATGGACCTACGTTTTGATTCTGAAAGCATTGGGTTTGAGATGGGTGACACTATTTTTGATGAACTAATTGACGAGACAATCGACTGCTGCATGGAGGACAGTTGA
- the LOC115748623 gene encoding uncharacterized protein LOC115748623 isoform X3, whose amino-acid sequence MTKRSKRRAVRHERDQLGCMWSFISVLDFRHSSRSTRRLLSDRRRGSSHAGDVQHSVNKFEVLTNLDEKLEVTPDGKESSTVAADGGRPSVKILMEEEMVGEHDADSQVKDSKLVSKQSDLGDEDCRKKNRRSKKSSRGSYDMDADLLNATESLASRRADLDVNQDRTNGHNESTIAENICGEICQETINNGKHHNDAEVQIQVNSKDADLKEKLCEAIKELLSQQLKSGKHLTEHGRTPFSKEVANALQIPNLNEESFSKLLEDPESILVKYMQSLQDAHLRRDTLSESFADSNLSKEKHDKSNESPEVVNHKSYKFFRRNVKSHETKTLREIENPQTSNRIVILKPGPAELKNSTALDSTDTLLGHAANVAHKGQAEKASRLFFISEIRKRWKNVMGKEHHGRSPGGIMKRLPDVMGENNGMNSPGKEHFYIEKIARPVVKKRGEKNVKPRDSEANKEYENVNESKTRVSNIYIEAKKHLSEMLSNADEVTDFSSGQLPKSLGRILSLPEYNSPLASPGKISENSLVTAQLRFAAHLRSPRVDENKERIEEANDSHQGPSAPSTESELCILESCDNKIQTSDKNRTLSDEPLSNNEVEETCSPHLSPKVDETVNEEHVSKDTSTGSASPASLQCGTEDHLAEDIDDDCTEPDHKKEEPHCNDELHASPFASPSSSSTTQKRVDLEIAVDKPERQSPVSVLEPLFMEDDISPARTASRSEPSIQPLKIEFEDEMPHTPKHGILIKTSVEGKETLLGYVEAVLHASGLRGQEFYLRSELSDQLIESSVFDEVDFFYDQLHFDQKLVFDCINEVLLEVYEHYFGCSPWVSFVKPSTKPVLDIRSTIHEVWEGVHWHLLPLSPPSNLEQIVRKDLVKSGKWMDLRFDSESIGFEMGDTIFDELIDETIDCCMEDS is encoded by the exons ATGACAAAGAGGTCAAAAAGGCGTGCGGTGAGGCATGAAAGGGATCAGTTAGGCTGCATGTGGAGTTTCATTAGTGTTTTGGATTTTCGCCATAGTAGTAGATCCACTCGGAGGCTATTATCAGATAGAAGGCGAGGAAGCAGCCATGCTGGTG ATGTGCAACATTCAGTGAATAAGTTTGAAGTGTTGACCAatctggatgagaaacttgaaGTCACCCCG GATGGTAAAGAGAGCTCAACAGTTGCAGCTGATGGGGGAAGACCCAGTGTGAAGATACtcatggaagaagaaatggTAGGCGAGCATGATGCAGATAGTCAAGTGAAAGATTCCAAACTAGTGTCCAAACAATCTGATTTGGGAGATGAAGATTGCAGAAAGAAAAACCGAAGAAGTAAGAAGTCTTCAAGGGGAAGCTACGACATGGATGCTGATCTTTTGAATGCCACTGAAAGCTTGGCATCCAGACGGGCTGATCTCGATGTGAACCAGGACCGCACAAATGGCCATAATGAAAGTACTATAGCGGAGAACATTTGTGGTGAGATCTGTCAGGAAACTATAAATAATGGAAAGCACCACAATGATGCCGAAGTACAGATTCAGGTAAACTCGAAAGATGCTGATCTCAAAGAAAAATTGTGCGAAGCAATCAAGGAGTTGTTAAGTCAACAACTCAAAAGTGGGAAGCATCTCACAGAGCATGGAAGGACTCCCTTCTCTAAAGAAGTGGCTAATGCGCTTCAGATTCCGAACTTAAATGAGGAATCATTTTCGAAACTCCTGGAAGATCCAGAATCAATCTTGGTTAAATACATGCAAAGCTTGCAGGATGCTCATTTGAGGAGAGACACTTTGTCAGAGTCATTTGCAGATTCTAATTTATCAAAAGAGAAGCATGACAAATCCAATGAATCACCAGAGGTGGTTAATCATAAGTCTTACAAGTTCTTTAGAAGAAATGTCAAGTCTCATGAAACAAAGACACTCAGGGAGATTGAGAATCCTCAAACTTCTAATAGAATTGTTATTTTGAAGCCTGGGCCAGCAGAATTGAAAAACTCTACAGCTCTGGACAGCACCGACACACTTCTAGGGCATGCGGCGAATGTTGCCCATAAAGGGCAGGCTGAGAAAGCAAGTAGGCTCTTTTTTATTTCGGAGATTaggaaaagatggaaaaatgTGATGGGAAAGGAGCACCATGGCAGATCTCCTGGTGGTATTATGAAAAGACTTCCTGATGTCATGGGAGAAAATAATGGGATGAATTCTCCGGGCAAAGAGCACTTTTACATAGAGAAAATTGCTAGACCTGTTgtgaaaaaaagaggagaaaagaatGTAAAGCCTAGAGACTCTGAAGCAaacaaagaatatgaaaatgttaatgAGTCCAAGACAAGAGTGTCTAACATCTACATTGAGGCCAAGAAGCACCTTTCGGAAATGCTGAGCAATGCAGATGAAGTGACAGACTTTTCAAGTGGGCAGTTGCCAAAATCTCTCGGGAGAATTCTCTCCCTTCCTGAATACAACTCCCCTCTTGCTAGTCCAGGAAAGATATCGGAAAACAGCTTGGTAACTGCACAGTTAAGATTTGCTGCCCATCTCAGGTCTCCGAGGGTTGATGAAAATAAGGAGAGAATAGAAGAAGCAAATGATAGCCATCAAGGTCCTTCAGCTCCAAGTACAGAAAGTGAGTTGTGCATTCTGGAAAGTTGTGATAATAAAATCCAAACATCCGACAAAAATCGAACTCTATCAGATGAACCTCTTTCCAATAATGAGGTGGAAGAGACCTGTAGTCCGCACCTGAGTCCCAAAG TTGATGAAACAGTCAATGAAGAGCATGTCTCCAAGGATACTTCCACCGGCAGTGCTAGTCCAGCCAGCCTCCAATGTGGTACAGAGGATCATTTGGCTGAAGATATTGATGATGATTGTACTGAGCCTGATCATAAGAAAGAG GAGCCTCACTGCAATGATGAGCTACATGCATCTCCATTTGCTTCCCCATCAAGCTCTTCAACAACGCAGAAGCGTGTGGATTTAGAAATTGCTGTCGACAAACCTGAGAGACAAAGCCCTGTATCTGTTCTTGAGCCACTGTTCATGGAGGATGACATAAGTCCTGCAAGAACCGCATCTCGATCTG AACCATCAATACAACCACTGAAGATCGAGTTCGAGGATGAAATGCCCCATACTCCCAAGCATGGTATTCTTATAAAAACATCTGTGGAGGGCAAGGAAACATTGTTGGGGTACGTAGAAGCTGTTCTGCATGCCTCTGGCCTGCGCGGGCAGGAATTTTATTTGAGATCAGAACTTTCAGACCAGCTTATTGAGTCATCAGTGTTTGATGAAGTGGATTTCTTCTATGACCAACTTCATTTTGACCAAAaacttgtgtttgattgcataAATGAGGTCCTTCTCGAGGTCTATGAGCATTACTTTGGTTGTTCTCCTTGGGTTTCATTTGTGAAGCCAAGCACTAAGCCAGTCCTTGACATAAGAAGTACAATCCACGAGGTGTGGGAAGGAGTTCACTGGCACCTCCTCCCACTCTCTCCACCTAGTAACTTGGAACAGATTGTTAGAAAAGACTTGGTGAAATCTGGGAAGTGGATGGACCTACGTTTTGATTCTGAAAGCATTGGGTTTGAGATGGGTGACACTATTTTTGATGAACTAATTGACGAGACAATCGACTGCTGCATGGAGGACAGTTGA